The following is a genomic window from Leptospira bouyouniensis.
TTCACTTTTACGAGTAAAAACCAATTCTCCGTTTTCTACGTTGGCACTTACACCTTCGTAAATAGGAGTTTTTAATTCCCCTAACGGCCCTTTGATGGTAAGGGCTTCTGCATCTGCTTTTACTTCTACCTTTGCAGGCAATTTGATGATACTTTTTCCAACTCGAGACATAGTGTTATCGTTCTCTAGAATACCTTACAGAGAACTTCCCCTCCTACTCTGAGTTTACGAGCACGTTTCCCAGTCATCACACCTTTCGAAGTCGAAAGGATGAGGGTTCCGATGTTATTTCGGAACGGACGGATTTCACCAGATTGGATGTAAACTCGACGACCTGGAGTGGATACTCTTTCGATCATACGAATCACTGGTTTTTTTTCCGTGTCATATTTTAGTTTTACTTGGAAGTCATCAAAACTTCCATTTTTTACAGTTTGAACATCATCTACAAAACCTTCTTCTTTGAGAAGATCTAGGAT
Proteins encoded in this region:
- the rpsH gene encoding 30S ribosomal protein S8; translated protein: MSLSDPIADMLTRIRNAQQAKHELCVIPGSKIKKSILDLLKEEGFVDDVQTVKNGSFDDFQVKLKYDTEKKPVIRMIERVSTPGRRVYIQSGEIRPFRNNIGTLILSTSKGVMTGKRARKLRVGGEVLCKVF